Proteins from one Desulfocurvus vexinensis DSM 17965 genomic window:
- a CDS encoding GspE/PulE family protein yields MAAPIRIGDLLREKGYIGDEHIRYALQVQRVTKEKLGQVLTRTGLVSEYDLVYTVAQQLGIDYVKLDSVQPDFQLLKRFNRNACLAQRVFPYGQTEDGEVVAAISDIPDPKLDQFILRATGMRPRYVMAEESRVVSSIYNFFYFLDNPVEKLMQREVGIIAADTSRTVSPDTLINYILLLAVKQRATDVHLRPMAHGIAVAYRVDGVMVNVAFLPPQLSRLSTAIKLQAGMDIAEQRLPQDGRWTANLLERRYDIRVSSIVTPFGENIVMRLLSQERASFSFPALGFLQEDVAILAKIFDEPFGILLLTGPTGSGKSTTLVAGLTSLDLLGKNVLTVENPIEYVVPLARQTQVNETAGYDFSNAMRHFLRHDPDVILIGEMRDQETASTALTAATTGHLVLSTLHANTAIGALPRLQGLGMDTQMLSESLIGVVSQRLVRIICPYCKVAYHASAQEKQYLGVNVDTLYKGEGCEACNHTGYMGRTLIYEILVVDREVRQAMEKDIELTQLEDMVKRKGFRNMYDVAVIKVQQGVTSVEEIQRVLGKTRY; encoded by the coding sequence ATGGCTGCTCCAATTCGTATCGGCGACCTTCTGCGTGAAAAGGGCTACATCGGCGACGAGCACATCCGCTACGCTTTGCAGGTGCAGCGGGTGACCAAGGAGAAACTCGGCCAGGTGCTCACGCGCACCGGCCTGGTTTCCGAGTACGACCTCGTCTACACCGTCGCCCAGCAGCTTGGCATCGACTACGTCAAGCTCGACAGCGTCCAGCCCGATTTCCAGCTCCTCAAGCGCTTCAATCGCAACGCCTGTCTGGCCCAGAGGGTCTTCCCCTACGGCCAGACCGAGGACGGCGAAGTCGTCGCCGCCATCTCCGACATCCCCGACCCCAAGCTCGACCAGTTCATCCTGCGCGCCACGGGCATGCGCCCGCGCTACGTGATGGCCGAAGAGTCGCGGGTGGTGTCCTCCATCTACAACTTCTTCTATTTCCTCGACAACCCCGTCGAGAAGCTCATGCAGCGCGAGGTCGGCATCATCGCCGCCGACACCAGCCGCACCGTGAGCCCCGACACGCTCATCAACTACATCCTGCTGCTGGCCGTGAAGCAGCGCGCCACGGACGTCCACCTGCGGCCCATGGCCCACGGCATCGCCGTGGCCTACCGCGTGGACGGCGTGATGGTCAACGTGGCCTTCCTGCCGCCGCAGCTCTCGCGCCTGTCCACGGCCATCAAGCTCCAGGCGGGCATGGACATCGCCGAGCAGCGCCTGCCCCAGGACGGCCGCTGGACGGCCAACCTGCTGGAGCGGCGCTACGACATCCGCGTCTCGTCCATCGTCACCCCGTTCGGCGAGAACATCGTCATGCGCCTGCTCTCCCAGGAGCGCGCGAGCTTCAGCTTCCCGGCCCTGGGCTTCCTGCAGGAAGACGTGGCCATCCTGGCGAAGATCTTCGACGAACCCTTCGGCATCCTGCTGCTCACCGGCCCCACGGGCTCGGGCAAGTCCACCACGCTGGTGGCCGGCCTGACCTCGCTGGACCTCTTGGGCAAGAACGTGCTCACCGTGGAAAACCCCATCGAGTACGTGGTGCCCCTGGCCCGCCAGACCCAGGTCAACGAGACGGCGGGCTACGATTTCTCCAACGCCATGCGCCACTTCCTGCGCCACGACCCCGACGTGATCCTCATCGGCGAAATGCGTGACCAGGAGACGGCCTCCACGGCGCTCACCGCCGCCACCACCGGCCACCTGGTGCTCTCCACCCTGCACGCCAACACGGCCATCGGCGCCCTGCCGCGCCTGCAGGGCCTGGGCATGGATACGCAGATGCTGTCCGAAAGCCTCATCGGTGTGGTCAGCCAGCGGCTGGTGCGCATCATCTGCCCCTACTGCAAGGTCGCCTACCATGCCAGCGCCCAGGAGAAGCAGTACCTCGGCGTGAACGTGGACACCCTGTACAAGGGCGAGGGCTGCGAAGCCTGCAACCACACCGGCTACATGGGCCGGACCCTGATCTACGAGATCCTGGTGGTGGACCGCGAGGTGCGCCAGGCCATGGAAAAGGACATCGAGCTGACCCAGCTCGAGGATATGGTCAAGCGCAAGGGCTTCCGCAACATGTACGACGTGGCGGTCATCAAGGTCCAGCAGGGCGTGACCTCGGTCGAGGAAATCCAGCGCGTGCTGGGCAAGACCCGGTACTAA
- a CDS encoding ExeA family protein: protein MRDLEHKEYALTNDVFDVLGLKHNPFSMAADTPGYFHTEITKQILDELAFGILSRKGFLVLCGEVGVGKTSLLYQLLRRLEGEQLVTSWIFNTMLNKEELLHAIARDFGLEAPREANVAQLVELLQGFLVEQNAAERNCAIIVDEAHNLSLPAMEALRMLSNLEVSGRKLVQILLVGQPELKERMDEPKLRQLRSRITIYRELRAFNAEETGRYVNFKLAAAGSQLRIAKAPLKLLHLATEGNTRMINLIMERSLYAALAFGEQELSVRVLRAAVDEIASCQIDVAARLAARRRKFVRLGAAAAVLVVFAALVAPWVPGQDGARSPLALAVGSYLARDAAQDAPSQPQPTATADAAPGADNSNTPSPAADAAVTSTASQKVTVAENAAPQSGAADYADAAQGNNSLTGISKPETDLTNTGSSAAVAAPTQEMLAFLKPFGLEDKAGDLATALQRRELVLFEKVLPGGVQLLQVDRLPSEGPVVFTALPWQDAVGGNPSWLVLWQPPFVVQDFYYGYRNENILALQKLLKRLGYYWGPDDGMVGPVTWRAINSFQKDMQLKRTMWPDPETVFWLNVMSKQG from the coding sequence ATGCGGGACCTGGAACACAAGGAGTACGCCTTGACCAATGATGTCTTCGACGTGCTTGGCCTCAAGCACAACCCGTTCTCCATGGCCGCCGATACGCCCGGCTATTTCCACACCGAGATCACCAAGCAGATCCTCGACGAGCTGGCCTTCGGCATCTTGTCGCGCAAGGGCTTCCTGGTGCTGTGCGGCGAGGTCGGCGTGGGCAAGACGTCGCTGCTCTATCAACTCCTGCGCCGCCTTGAGGGCGAACAGCTGGTCACCTCCTGGATATTCAACACCATGCTCAACAAGGAGGAGCTGCTGCACGCCATCGCCCGCGACTTCGGGCTGGAGGCGCCGCGCGAGGCCAACGTGGCCCAGCTGGTGGAGCTGCTCCAGGGCTTCCTGGTGGAGCAGAACGCTGCCGAGCGCAACTGCGCCATCATCGTGGACGAGGCCCACAACCTCTCCCTGCCGGCCATGGAGGCCCTGCGCATGCTCTCCAACCTGGAGGTCAGCGGGCGCAAGCTGGTGCAGATCCTGCTGGTGGGCCAGCCCGAGCTCAAGGAGCGCATGGACGAGCCCAAGCTGCGCCAGCTGCGCAGCCGTATCACCATCTACCGCGAACTGCGGGCCTTCAATGCCGAGGAGACCGGGCGCTACGTGAATTTCAAGCTGGCTGCCGCCGGGTCACAGTTGCGCATCGCCAAGGCCCCGCTCAAGCTGCTGCACCTGGCCACCGAGGGCAACACGCGCATGATCAACCTGATCATGGAGCGCAGCCTCTACGCGGCCCTGGCCTTCGGCGAGCAGGAGCTTTCCGTGCGCGTGCTGCGCGCGGCGGTGGACGAGATCGCCTCCTGCCAGATCGACGTGGCCGCGCGGCTGGCCGCCCGGCGGCGCAAATTCGTGCGCCTGGGCGCCGCCGCGGCGGTGCTCGTGGTGTTCGCGGCGCTGGTGGCGCCGTGGGTTCCCGGTCAGGATGGGGCCAGAAGCCCCCTGGCCCTGGCGGTCGGCTCGTATCTCGCCCGCGACGCCGCGCAGGACGCGCCCTCACAGCCGCAGCCCACTGCAACCGCCGATGCTGCGCCTGGCGCGGACAACAGCAACACACCGTCTCCCGCAGCCGACGCCGCAGTGACTTCAACAGCATCACAAAAAGTCACCGTCGCGGAAAATGCAGCGCCGCAGAGCGGCGCGGCGGATTATGCAGACGCGGCACAGGGAAATAACTCCTTGACAGGAATTTCCAAACCTGAGACAGACTTGACTAATACAGGAAGCTCAGCAGCGGTCGCGGCCCCCACGCAGGAGATGCTGGCCTTCCTCAAGCCCTTCGGGCTGGAGGACAAGGCGGGGGATCTGGCCACAGCCTTGCAGAGGCGCGAGCTGGTACTGTTCGAGAAGGTGTTGCCTGGGGGGGTGCAGCTGTTGCAGGTGGACAGACTGCCCAGCGAAGGTCCGGTCGTATTCACGGCACTCCCCTGGCAAGATGCAGTTGGCGGAAACCCGTCGTGGCTGGTGCTCTGGCAACCGCCCTTCGTGGTGCAGGATTTCTACTACGGCTACCGTAACGAGAACATCCTCGCACTGCAAAAGCTGCTCAAGCGGCTGGGGTACTACTGGGGTCCGGACGATGGCATGGTTGGCCCGGTGACGTGGCGCGCGATCAACAGCTTCCAGAAGGATATGCAGCTCAAGCGCACCATGTGGCCCGACCCGGAAACTGTTTTCTGGTTGAACGTCATGTCGAAGCAAGGTTGA
- a CDS encoding prepilin-type N-terminal cleavage/methylation domain-containing protein codes for MRFEKQARGFTLIEMAIVLVIIGIILAGVMKGRDIVRGSQVKQFSQQFAQKWQTVAQTYYDKTGRQLNDGILNGAGAGDPNGFMDGEAGVNADTIEDVLDSVGITVCGMIKSKITTDFTHTSQSTLAGCEEAAGTPTKNLFVTLVEGEYAGTLTVMADLVSLTLTMGSGNIQRRNCVVLYNVPTDVAIGLDTAIDGLADGTNGSFVNLRQRTAAQTTGNGGADYAVNAAVTPIQWGDATLARGEDVAIVLDF; via the coding sequence ATGCGTTTCGAGAAACAGGCAAGAGGCTTCACGCTGATCGAAATGGCGATCGTGCTGGTCATCATCGGCATCATCCTCGCCGGCGTCATGAAGGGCCGCGACATCGTTCGCGGGTCGCAGGTCAAGCAGTTCTCGCAGCAGTTCGCCCAGAAGTGGCAGACCGTTGCGCAGACCTACTACGACAAGACCGGTCGGCAACTCAACGATGGCATCCTTAACGGTGCCGGAGCTGGGGATCCGAACGGATTCATGGACGGCGAGGCCGGTGTCAACGCCGACACGATCGAAGACGTGCTGGACAGCGTCGGCATTACCGTTTGCGGGATGATCAAGAGCAAGATCACCACCGACTTCACCCACACCTCCCAGAGCACTCTGGCTGGATGTGAAGAAGCCGCTGGCACTCCGACGAAGAACCTGTTCGTCACCCTGGTCGAGGGCGAGTACGCCGGTACCCTGACCGTTATGGCCGACCTGGTGAGCCTGACCCTGACCATGGGCAGCGGCAATATCCAGCGCCGCAACTGTGTCGTGCTGTACAACGTGCCCACTGATGTCGCCATCGGCCTGGATACGGCCATCGACGGCCTGGCCGACGGTACCAACGGCTCTTTCGTGAACCTGCGTCAGCGCACCGCCGCCCAGACGACGGGCAACGGTGGGGCTGACTACGCCGTGAACGCCGCCGTGACGCCCATCCAGTGGGGCGATGCGACGCTCGCTCGCGGTGAGGACGTCGCCATCGTGCTGGACTTCTAG
- a CDS encoding UshA-like (seleno)protein family 2: MYIGNAWLRRAARGRRVAVSALVLCALFFLLGEARGAEPDAPQGPAPLLTLLFTGNTEGQFRPCAVCGGTAHGGLDRRSTVLAQVRAQGGGRVLAVAGGYEFTPFRAELPGADVARALAQAYAHMGYDLGLLSARDFDWLRGAGANPGPAWLPPAPEPRVRRLDAGGLRVGVVVLPAGQGLHAPAAPEAVEAVLRAARELRPEVDLLVGLGSWGWQADKALLDASEVPFDVLLSSGAGRGTGVRPVAGGRVLEVRPEYQGWSVIRLDILALPQAGPDAAWTEGVHYRARVLKLDATVPGDAKVSSILGWM; the protein is encoded by the coding sequence ATGTACATAGGTAATGCATGGCTTCGCCGCGCCGCCCGGGGGCGGCGCGTTGCCGTTTCGGCCCTGGTCCTGTGCGCGCTCTTCTTCTTGCTGGGCGAGGCCCGGGGGGCGGAGCCGGACGCGCCCCAGGGCCCCGCGCCCCTGCTGACGCTGTTGTTCACCGGCAACACCGAGGGCCAGTTCCGGCCCTGCGCGGTCTGCGGCGGCACAGCCCACGGCGGGCTGGACCGGCGCAGCACGGTCCTGGCGCAGGTGCGCGCGCAGGGCGGTGGGCGGGTGCTGGCCGTGGCCGGAGGCTACGAGTTCACACCCTTCCGCGCCGAGCTGCCCGGGGCGGATGTGGCCCGGGCCCTGGCCCAGGCCTACGCGCACATGGGTTACGACCTGGGGCTTTTGTCCGCGCGCGATTTCGACTGGCTGCGCGGCGCCGGGGCCAACCCCGGCCCGGCCTGGCTGCCGCCCGCCCCGGAGCCCCGGGTCCGGCGCCTGGACGCAGGCGGGCTGCGGGTGGGGGTGGTCGTACTGCCCGCGGGCCAGGGGCTGCACGCCCCGGCGGCCCCCGAGGCCGTGGAGGCGGTGCTGCGCGCCGCCCGGGAACTGCGCCCGGAGGTGGACCTGTTGGTGGGCCTGGGGTCCTGGGGCTGGCAGGCCGACAAGGCGCTGCTGGACGCGTCCGAGGTACCCTTCGACGTTTTGCTGTCCAGCGGGGCGGGGCGCGGCACGGGGGTGCGCCCCGTGGCCGGGGGGCGGGTGCTTGAGGTCCGCCCGGAGTACCAGGGCTGGTCCGTGATCCGCCTGGACATCCTGGCCCTGCCGCAGGCCGGACCGGACGCGGCATGGACCGAGGGCGTGCACTACCGGGCCCGGGTGCTCAAGCTGGACGCCACCGTGCCGGGCGACGCGAAGGTCTCCAGCATTCTTGGTTGGATGTGA
- a CDS encoding prepilin-type N-terminal cleavage/methylation domain-containing protein, translating to MKNSTPGTPLPDAGAGRPPRRGRAGFTLIELSVVIVIIGIILGAGTLGWNAVTQGRRLAEAKTNLLEVRDCLLRRMYYNNTYPSYTGDTTPGSAADNLDCVVGGRFDTPAMDVDACLCGVLDPWGRNVYLIEGVAEAAGGGFEPLGQDGKNIAAVAHQGVNGTTPDKDASRIIDMNGNEVNYVVFVLVSAGPDGLLDDSSYRDLFSGGALAAPMDTANPPDFDRQTPPDYSVAWTIQGDDDIYVYMTAPELRTLLAQ from the coding sequence ATGAAAAACAGCACACCCGGCACGCCCCTTCCGGACGCAGGCGCCGGGCGGCCCCCCCGGCGGGGCCGCGCGGGCTTTACGCTCATCGAGTTGTCCGTGGTCATCGTCATCATCGGCATCATCCTGGGCGCTGGCACCCTGGGCTGGAACGCCGTGACCCAGGGCCGCCGCCTGGCCGAGGCCAAGACCAACCTGCTTGAAGTGCGCGACTGCCTGCTGCGCCGGATGTACTACAACAACACCTATCCGTCCTACACCGGCGACACCACCCCCGGCAGCGCCGCGGACAACCTGGATTGCGTGGTCGGCGGCCGCTTCGATACCCCCGCCATGGACGTGGACGCCTGCCTGTGCGGCGTGCTCGACCCCTGGGGCCGCAACGTCTACCTCATCGAGGGCGTGGCCGAGGCCGCCGGGGGCGGCTTCGAACCCCTGGGCCAGGACGGCAAGAACATCGCCGCCGTGGCCCACCAGGGCGTCAACGGCACCACCCCCGACAAGGACGCCTCGCGGATCATCGACATGAACGGCAACGAGGTGAACTACGTGGTCTTCGTGCTGGTCAGCGCCGGGCCCGACGGGCTGCTGGACGACTCGTCCTACCGCGACCTGTTCTCCGGCGGCGCCCTGGCCGCGCCCATGGATACCGCCAACCCGCCGGACTTCGACCGCCAGACGCCCCCGGACTACAGCGTCGCGTGGACGATCCAGGGCGACGACGACATCTACGTGTACATGACGGCTCCCGAACTGCGCACGCTCCTGGCGCAGTAG
- a CDS encoding type II secretion system F family protein, producing the protein MAFFRFKLLTANGRIDRGVVELPFTDNPPAIRYLERQGGVVIDIHKLGALMSWLTRVVTQGFTRVKRPDLAEFFNNMAMLLGAGVPVLSAMEEIMQEIKNPMLLMTLKFMRTDIESGQTFGEALSRHPKVFNPLVQYMCRIGEETGMLDKMCAKSAKHLEHIEQIVSGTKRALVYPAFILTVVVAACAFWFYVVVPKILALFVDMKVAIPWPTQLLMNISNWFQAYFGWSILGFVAAIFLVTTLRRKNTWFHYQTDWVMLHIPVLNNIIHLSTNARISEYLGILVGAGVGVVRTLEIITDSIENLVYKGRLILVQDSVKNGNPLSDSMRQAEALHPFAVRMVSVGEQTGRIEEQTGYVAEIYRQKLDGMVEVLGKTLEPLMLVIMGVMFGAIFAGLMLPIYDMMGKLG; encoded by the coding sequence ATGGCATTCTTCAGGTTCAAGCTGCTCACCGCCAACGGACGCATCGACAGGGGCGTCGTGGAGCTGCCTTTCACCGACAACCCCCCGGCGATCCGCTATCTGGAGCGCCAGGGCGGGGTGGTGATCGACATCCACAAGCTCGGCGCGCTCATGTCCTGGCTCACGCGCGTCGTGACCCAGGGCTTCACGCGTGTCAAACGCCCGGACCTCGCTGAATTCTTCAACAACATGGCCATGCTGCTTGGCGCTGGCGTGCCCGTGCTCTCGGCCATGGAAGAGATCATGCAGGAGATCAAGAACCCGATGCTCCTGATGACCCTCAAGTTCATGCGCACCGACATCGAAAGCGGCCAGACCTTCGGCGAGGCCCTGTCGCGCCACCCCAAGGTCTTCAACCCGCTGGTGCAGTACATGTGCCGCATCGGTGAAGAGACCGGCATGCTGGACAAGATGTGCGCGAAGTCCGCCAAGCACCTGGAGCACATCGAGCAGATCGTCAGCGGCACCAAGCGGGCCCTGGTCTACCCCGCCTTCATCCTCACGGTGGTGGTGGCGGCCTGCGCCTTCTGGTTCTACGTGGTCGTGCCCAAGATTCTGGCCCTGTTCGTGGACATGAAGGTGGCCATTCCCTGGCCCACCCAGCTGCTGATGAACATCTCCAACTGGTTCCAGGCCTATTTCGGCTGGAGCATCCTGGGCTTTGTCGCCGCCATCTTCCTGGTCACCACCCTGCGGCGCAAGAACACCTGGTTCCACTACCAGACGGACTGGGTGATGCTGCACATCCCCGTGCTGAACAATATCATCCACCTCTCCACCAACGCCCGCATTTCTGAATACCTGGGCATCCTGGTGGGCGCGGGCGTGGGCGTGGTGCGCACCCTGGAGATCATCACCGACTCCATCGAGAACCTCGTCTACAAGGGGCGGCTGATCCTGGTCCAGGATTCCGTGAAAAACGGCAACCCGCTGTCGGATTCCATGCGCCAGGCCGAGGCCCTGCACCCGTTCGCGGTGCGCATGGTCTCCGTGGGCGAGCAGACCGGGCGCATCGAGGAGCAGACCGGCTATGTGGCCGAGATCTACCGCCAGAAGCTCGACGGCATGGTGGAAGTGCTCGGCAAGACCCTGGAGCCCCTGATGCTGGTCATCATGGGCGTCATGTTCGGCGCGATCTTTGCGGGACTCATGCTGCCCATCTACGACATGATGGGCAAACTCGGATAA
- a CDS encoding tetratricopeptide repeat protein — protein MSKLFLRGLLFLLVFVVLAGSGLYFVQREVQQLALPDDPALQTEQRQAVAEKIVEEVPAAPAEPAQPVVAQLAPAPTQAPIVQQRLYREPEPEKPAAIDLSKPSRALEQHFAQRAKKNESVLALERTLVQASRKGDAGQSRDILDSMSREIGKQDSATAYKWEGYLALKEKRYADAENFFRRAVALRATDYVSNINLVYALLGQDKRDEAVVIYRRLIDRYPTNDRVVKLGKALGQL, from the coding sequence ATGAGCAAGCTCTTCCTCAGGGGACTGCTGTTCCTGCTGGTGTTCGTCGTACTGGCCGGTTCCGGGCTGTACTTCGTCCAGCGCGAGGTCCAGCAACTGGCCTTGCCTGACGACCCTGCGCTCCAGACCGAGCAACGCCAGGCAGTTGCCGAAAAGATCGTGGAAGAGGTCCCCGCCGCGCCTGCCGAGCCCGCGCAGCCGGTGGTTGCCCAGCTCGCCCCCGCGCCCACCCAGGCGCCCATCGTGCAGCAGCGGCTGTACCGCGAGCCGGAGCCCGAGAAACCTGCGGCCATCGACCTGTCCAAGCCCTCGCGGGCCCTGGAGCAGCACTTCGCCCAGCGGGCCAAGAAGAACGAAAGCGTTCTGGCCCTGGAGCGGACCCTGGTCCAGGCCTCGCGCAAGGGCGACGCCGGGCAGTCCAGGGACATCCTGGACTCCATGTCCCGCGAGATCGGCAAGCAGGACAGCGCCACGGCCTACAAGTGGGAGGGCTACCTGGCCCTCAAGGAGAAGCGCTACGCCGACGCGGAGAACTTCTTCCGACGCGCCGTGGCCCTGCGCGCCACGGACTACGTGAGCAACATCAACCTTGTCTACGCCCTGCTTGGTCAGGACAAGCGCGACGAGGCCGTGGTCATCTACCGGCGGCTCATCGACCGCTACCCCACCAACGACCGGGTGGTGAAGCTCGGCAAGGCGCTGGGCCAGCTCTAG
- a CDS encoding SctD/MshK family protein — MHPGRRSILVRWIAYVVVIVATASWLYANQRIDVPRPSGIEERLAPKQVALPPEEVTATIREAIGALTQKIPNYGAVEKVDPSLVVIDPEALDEGKQQFAALSLSALFLGPPAKYAILNGVVYREGAALSDGRVLQAIDADGVTLARGEETERVSWLPPYRVELKRAAAQAAGERRSGEAEAGAAPEAQAEQAPAANLENLPPDLTPDQALQILQQVGQKQ, encoded by the coding sequence ATGCACCCGGGCAGGAGAAGCATTCTGGTCCGCTGGATAGCCTATGTCGTGGTCATTGTGGCAACGGCCTCGTGGCTCTACGCGAACCAGCGGATCGACGTACCCCGGCCATCCGGCATCGAGGAGCGGCTGGCGCCCAAGCAGGTGGCTCTGCCCCCGGAGGAGGTCACCGCGACCATCCGGGAGGCCATCGGCGCCTTGACGCAGAAGATTCCGAACTACGGGGCTGTCGAGAAGGTCGACCCTTCGCTTGTGGTCATCGACCCCGAGGCGCTGGACGAGGGCAAGCAGCAGTTCGCGGCCTTGTCCCTGAGCGCCCTGTTCCTCGGGCCGCCCGCGAAATACGCCATCCTGAACGGGGTGGTGTACCGCGAAGGGGCGGCGTTGTCCGACGGCCGCGTGCTGCAAGCCATCGACGCCGACGGCGTGACGCTGGCCAGGGGGGAGGAGACCGAGCGCGTCAGCTGGCTGCCGCCGTACCGCGTGGAGCTGAAGAGGGCTGCGGCCCAAGCCGCCGGTGAACGCCGTTCGGGCGAAGCCGAGGCCGGGGCCGCCCCGGAGGCGCAGGCCGAACAAGCCCCTGCGGCGAATCTGGAAAACCTGCCTCCGGATCTCACTCCGGACCAGGCATTGCAGATTCTCCAGCAGGTCGGACAGAAGCAATAA
- a CDS encoding prepilin-type N-terminal cleavage/methylation domain-containing protein — protein sequence MKSRSAYRAFTLIEMAIVLIIIGLLIGLVAPIVTDMVKREKSSGAKAYVEQVKNEIIGFALINKRLPTSAELGTRVDPYGNTLAYHAPSSLTSTDFCSTTPASSSLYEVGEVQPDGTTTTYAEIAFVLSSAGRNLNEEYAVAGTDVTTYDPRAWTNHGSPTPSQPEYDDIVAYVSYNYLRSKVCTNSGSSFNPPGSDVSFSKNIADFAGASQGGASTSADPHSAGGGTVTVNVSTGTIELASTSNSPSAACVWYQGDSAAGNCSDANAGDGRGNGVCDWGGGVRAYFTFQLDSEAANQPRGYGGGFTFALVDGNNGPQSCGAASGSDSWLGYSEVVGDLGADGGVSAPKMAVEVDTFADGSKCDPGYNHSALVYWTGDAHSNKHGEDIPTATATGVSVAPSTVGSSRPFNPTLDAASIAADIADTHTNTYAACQDDLAPAGPKNIAGFANATGAGPNKRNWLEDGLGKNVRMEVYANPAAPGWYNATVWMDCSNCADLTQQWEGNASHDGNGKKIHHVLHASPNTWPTIRFGWTMSADATATGQTITLSNFGLKFL from the coding sequence GTGAAATCCCGCAGCGCATATCGAGCGTTCACGCTCATCGAAATGGCCATCGTGCTGATCATCATCGGCCTGCTCATAGGCCTGGTGGCGCCCATCGTCACCGACATGGTCAAACGCGAGAAATCCTCGGGCGCCAAGGCCTACGTCGAGCAGGTCAAGAACGAGATCATCGGCTTCGCGCTCATCAACAAGCGCCTGCCCACCAGCGCGGAGCTGGGCACCCGGGTGGACCCCTACGGCAACACCCTGGCCTACCACGCCCCCTCTTCGCTGACCTCCACCGACTTCTGCTCCACCACGCCCGCGTCCAGCTCCCTCTACGAGGTGGGCGAGGTGCAGCCCGACGGGACCACCACGACCTACGCGGAAATCGCCTTCGTCCTGTCCAGCGCCGGGCGCAACCTGAACGAGGAGTACGCGGTCGCGGGTACGGACGTGACCACCTACGACCCCCGGGCCTGGACCAACCACGGCTCCCCGACGCCCTCGCAGCCCGAATACGACGACATCGTGGCCTACGTGTCCTACAACTACCTGCGCAGCAAGGTCTGCACCAACAGCGGCTCTTCCTTCAACCCGCCCGGGTCCGACGTGTCCTTCTCCAAGAACATCGCCGACTTCGCCGGGGCCAGCCAGGGCGGGGCCAGCACCAGCGCCGACCCGCACTCCGCCGGCGGCGGCACGGTGACGGTCAACGTCTCCACGGGCACCATCGAGCTGGCCTCGACCTCCAATTCGCCCAGCGCGGCGTGCGTGTGGTACCAGGGCGACAGCGCGGCGGGCAACTGCTCGGACGCCAACGCGGGCGACGGACGCGGCAACGGCGTGTGCGACTGGGGGGGCGGCGTGCGCGCCTACTTCACCTTCCAGCTCGACAGCGAGGCCGCCAACCAGCCCCGGGGCTACGGCGGCGGCTTCACCTTCGCCCTGGTGGACGGCAACAACGGCCCGCAGTCGTGCGGCGCCGCCTCGGGCAGCGACAGCTGGCTGGGCTACAGCGAGGTCGTGGGCGACCTGGGCGCCGACGGCGGCGTCTCCGCGCCCAAGATGGCCGTGGAGGTGGACACCTTCGCCGACGGCAGCAAGTGCGACCCCGGCTACAACCACTCCGCCCTGGTCTACTGGACCGGCGACGCCCACAGCAACAAGCACGGCGAGGACATCCCCACGGCCACGGCCACCGGCGTGAGCGTCGCGCCCAGCACCGTCGGCTCGTCCCGGCCCTTCAACCCGACCCTGGACGCGGCCTCCATCGCCGCCGACATCGCCGACACCCACACCAACACCTACGCCGCCTGCCAGGACGACCTCGCCCCCGCCGGGCCCAAGAACATCGCGGGCTTCGCCAACGCCACCGGCGCCGGGCCCAACAAGCGCAACTGGCTCGAGGACGGCCTGGGCAAGAACGTGCGCATGGAAGTCTACGCCAACCCCGCCGCGCCGGGCTGGTACAACGCCACCGTGTGGATGGACTGCTCCAACTGCGCGGACCTGACCCAGCAGTGGGAAGGCAACGCCTCGCACGACGGCAACGGCAAGAAGATCCACCACGTGCTGCACGCCAGCCCCAACACCTGGCCCACCATCCGTTTCGGCTGGACCATGAGCGCCGACGCCACGGCCACGGGCCAGACCATCACCCTGTCCAATTTCGGCCTCAAGTTCCTGTAG